One Glycine max cultivar Williams 82 chromosome 1, Glycine_max_v4.0, whole genome shotgun sequence genomic window, GGAAAAACAATAACCAGAGGTGCTTCTCATGTCATCAATACAACCTGCCCAGTCACTTTCAGAATATCCATGGAgcttaaaattatgagaatgaGAGTACATTATACCATAGTCTAAAGTGCCTTTAACATATCTAATAACTCATTTGGCAGCTTGAAGATGAACTTCACTAGCACAATGCATGAACCTTGAAAGTATACTTACTGCAAACAAAATGTCAGGTCTGGTTGCAGTAAGATATATTAAGCAACCAATCAAGCTTTTGTAATGCATTTCGTCAACTTTATCAGCTCCATCATCCTTGCTAAATTTCTCCTTTTGGTTCATTGAAGATGTAGTGCTTTTGCAGTCCTCCATATGAAACTTCTTGAGTATTTCCCTTGCGTACTTCTTTTGGTGAATGAGGATTCCATCATGATCTTGTTTCACCTCCATTCCCAAAAAGAAATTCATCAAGCCAAGATCTGTCATTTCAAATGCTTTAAACATTTCAGCTTTAAACTCCTTTATGAGTTTCTCATCACTTCCTGTCACAAGTAAATCATCAACATAGACAAcaataatgattaaatttgcatTTACCAATTTCACACATAATGCAGCCTCACTTGGACTTTTGACAAATCCAAGATCTTGAAGATGATCATCTATCCTGCTGTACCAGGCCCTAGGAGCCTGTTTAAGACCATATAATGCCTTTTTCAACTTGTAAGCTTTTTGCTCCTCTCCTTTGATTTGAAACCCCTCAGGTTGCTCTACATAAATCTCATCCTGCAGGtaaccatttagaaaggcaaATTTTACAtctaaatgataaactttccaCCTTTTATGTGCAGTCAAGGCAAGTAGCATTCTAATTGTATCAAGATGTGCAACTGGAGCAAAGGTTTCTAAAAAATCCACTCCAAACACCTGAGCATAGCCTTTCACCACTAACCTGGCCTTGTATTTATTTACAGAACCATCTGGATTAAGTTTGGTTCTATAAACCCTTTTTACCCCTATAGGTTGTTTGTGTTGAGGTCTGTCCACTAGCTCCCAcgtgtcatttttttcgatcattttcaactcttccttcataGCATTTATCCACTTGTCATCCTTTTCAGCTTCTTCAAATTCTGCAGGTTCTAGGACAGCTACATTACTCTTTTGATAAATCTCAGATAAAGATCTTATACCTCTGACAGGAATGCCATCTACATCATCATCAAGGAACTGTGGGATTTCTGGCAACTGCTTCCTTATTGGCTCATCCCAACTCCATTGTTGATCTtccataaatttgacatctctaCTCACTAGAATTTTCCCATTTTGAGGTTGGAAAATTCTGTAAGCTTTGGAGGTGTTGCTGTATCCAATGAAAACTCCGGGTTTTGCCTTTTTATCAAGTTTGTCCCTTTTAACCTGTGGAACATAAGAGAAACAAACACAACCAAAGATTTTTAGATTTTGTAAATCTGGTTTGTAACCAAACCAGCCTTCAAATGGAGTTTTTTTGTGCAGAACTCTTGTAGGTAGTCTATTCAGCAAACATACTGCAGTGTTTGCAGCCTCCGCCCATAGCTCCTTTGGCAACTCCTTTTCATGCAGCATACACCTTGTCATCTCCATGatacttctattttttctctcactcacaccattttgttgtggggtGTAAGGTACGGTGAATTGGTGCTCAATGCCAGCTTcttcacaaaatttatcaaaaacatCATTTCTGTATTCCTTCCCGTTGTCAGACCTTATTGTTTGCAACCTGCAATCACTTTGATTCTCCACCAATGCTTTAAATTTCCAGAAAATATTAGCAACCTCAGTCTtggatttaaagaaataaatccaACAAAATCTagtataatcatcaataaatgtAATATAGTATTTATTACCATTTAAAGATGATACTCTCTGAGGTCCCCCAACATTTGTGTGAACTAATTATAGCTTTTGAGTTGCTCTCCAAGTTGATTGAGGAAATGATTTTCTGATTAGCTTACCATATTGGCAAGCCATGCAATCGGCTAACTTGTCTTCAAGCATTGACACACCTTTCACCAAGGCATGTTTTTGCATGTATAAAAGTCCAGCAAGATGGAAGTGTCCGAGTCTTTTGTGCCATAGTTCAACATTGGTGGTCATGCTTGAAAAAGCTatttgcttctcctccattagATTTAGAGCATAGCTTTTGTGCCAATTTTTACTTTGGAAACAATGGTTTTGTCAAGTTCTTTAAAGAGGTTCAGGTCATTGGTCATATGATTTGTGCAGCCGCTGTCTATTAACAATGAATCACTGGAACTATTGCTTGTGGCAAAGCATGTTGCGACAAAGAGTTGCTCATCTTCTCGTTCCTCCGCAACCACCATTTCTTCCTCTGATTTGGACTTGCATATTCACTCTACATGTCCCATATTGCCACACTTTCTGCACTTGACATCTGGCCTCCACCAACATTTTCTTTCAGGATGATTTGTCTTTTTGCAATACGAACAAGGAGGAAAGGTCTCACCTTGCTGCTTGTTGGAGCCTTCTGGTTTTTTGTTCCTCCATTTGTTGTTCTTCTTGTCTTTGCCACCTCTTGAATTATGTGCTTTCGTATGAAATGCACCTTGTACCACCTCCTATTGTCTCATCATTCTTCTCTGCTCCTGGGCTTGTAGAGCATTTATGAGTTCTCCTAAGGTGATGGTTGACAGGTCTTTAGACTCCTCCAATGCTGATATCTTCGATTCATACTTCTCGGGTATAGTGACCAGGATTTTTTGCACTATTCTTTCATCAGGAAAGTCCTTCCCAAGAAGCCTCACTCTATTTGCCATGCCTAACAGCCGGTCAGCGTAGCCTTTAATTGTTTTAGTCTCTTTCATGCTTTGCATCTCGAATTCTCTGCCCAAGTTGAGTACTTGCATGCCTTTGGTTCTTTCACAGCCTTGATATTCTAATATGAGATAATCCCAAATCTGTTTGGCAGACTTGAAGTTCATAAttcttgtaaaaataatttttgacacAACAAAGAAAAGGCAATTTTTAGCCTTAGCCTTTTTGGTCTTCCTTTCTCTGTGATTCTTCATCTGAGCCACCATTGGATCTAAAGGTAGTTTAGGAACATCATAGTTTTCTTCTACTGCCTCCCAAAGATCCAAAGCTTCAAGATGAGCAGTCATCCTTGCAGCCCATAATTCGTACTCCTCACCATCAAAAATTGGTGGTGAACCTACTGTGTATGATGTTTCTCCCTCCATTGCGATTTCTCTCAACTCACAGATCCCTTAAAGAtaagagctctgataccaatttgtTGTTTTTGATTAACAACAGCAGGCAGAAATATTAAAGAATGAAAGGGAgcataaagaaagaaattgagaCTGCAAAAGCTTGTTTTATTCTGATATGAAGCAACGTATTTAAAAACATGGAAAAGATAGTAACTGCTAACAAAAAGATAACACCACTAACAAATCATGCCTAGAGAATAGGATCAAAACTACTTTATCCTATCAgtcaacatgacttttatttttcctaaaaaatagcaaaagaatCTTATCTACTATAGTTTGTTAGACAGtttcaacagtcacatcttaacACACTCAATCACACGCCAAAAAGGTAAGTGTTTATCTCAAGCAACACACTATAACCACAcacattttaactttttttttcttttttatctcttaGCATAACACATTATTAAGCATGCAAGCaaggatcactaaggactttctTGGCTTGTAATGTGGTAGGGCTATAACAaaatattggtttttctaggatttgGAGCATCTAAAAATTTGAGAGCAAAATGAGAAATAATCCTCAACTCAATCTCTAccaaaataatgaacaatttgGACCCCAAGTTCCTTTACATCACAAGACCATGTTATTCATCTTCACCTATGTCCCAACTTATTtactccttttttcttttttttaagagaaacaaTATCATCACGGGACAAAGGTGAGccacacattttaattttttttgaaaattttgactaactgaaaaactaaaattttgtaGGTGTACCATCAATTTATCACTTTTGGGTGTCTAACAAGACACCCCGAACTTAATGTTAAACCCTATTTCTCAAATTTCTCTCTTATTCCtaggaagggaaaaaaaattcttttaaggaTAATGGTTAGAACATCAAGAAAATTTTCATCAGCTCAAAGAAGGTGTAGAAGATTTTTATTCATAAGGGGCAAGTCTTTTGGGCCAGTGGCTTAAAACAACACATGGTCTTGATCATTTCTAGGCTTAGCATGCaaaacaaaggaataaaaaatataagcaaaatagAATGTGGCAAAACCAATGGTGCCACTCACAACACATACCATAATTGCTCCTCACCTGGCTAGGTTTGATCATGGAAAACAAAGTCTTCCATACAAACATGCCACACACATTAACTACAATTAGAAGGGCACAAGAAATTGTAGGAGTGCAATCACACATGCATTggaccataattttttttatgctttaatGCCAACAAATAAGCAACTAAACAAGATAGCATAAAAAGAAACACCAACCTTGGGAAGACTAGTTATACTAGTCCTCCCCCATCTTCTCATCCTATAGGCCCATGCTCACCCCCTTGGCCAAGAAAGTGTTGGTTCCCAAAAAAAACTAAGTTCTGCAATAAAAACATGGAAAAGAATGAAAGATTTTTCTAATGAAacaatatcaaattaaaaaacacatgcaaagaaaggataaaactttttttgtGAAGAAAGCCTTCTGTGTTTTCAATTTATACTTGGCAACTTGTAACtacatgaaaacaaacaaaaacataaaatagaacgagaagaattgaagaaaaggaaatccaaattaaagacaaaattaagagagagaaaagatagaaagctaggttgcctcccactaagcacttctttaacgtTTCTATCTTGATGAGTGAGTGACTCAAAGGTTGCTAAGATGGCTATTATGATCAACCCTAACCCCTTGGAGGGCTCATAGAGTTGAAGACATTGAAAGACACCTCATGTTAGGACTGGACGATCCAATGATACAACTGGATGATTCATTTTTGCCCATAATTTTGATGACCACAAATGTATAAATTGTTAATGTATTGATGAACTATTTCTAAGTGAACATGACCTACATATAATATGACACTTGGTATTAATTCCTACTATACAACTCTTTAAAGTAGGCATCCAATTGTTAAGTGaaaaattactttattaatAAGTAATATCCAACATCTAGTGCATTGTTATAAAATTGTCATCCACTCTTTGTGAAAACCAACATCTATACACTGAGTTGCTTCTACTCACGTCCAATGAACATATTCCCTTACACTTTGCTTTTTATATAATGGATAAGTGGCGTCCATGTAAAGTACTAAGTTCAATGTTAGCAACAAAAGGGAAGTGCACAAGCCTTACCATTTGAATATTTCATTTTTGCCTTTCTTATGTTTGAACtattaacatttgaatttaagataAGGATAAAAACAAAGGAATGAACAAGGTATATTTTTcgacaaagaaaaagataataacACTTGTATGTGGATTGCCAACAATTGTctgtacttttctttttctctctccaacCAAAGCATTCCACGTGGCTCTATGCCAAGATATGAGACAATGGTCATATCAAGAAAGAAGGCACAAACCCACAACGAATATTTCACTGAAGTCTATTAAtcaaatattcatctacctaactacaaacaaagtctctgtggatacgatactcggacttccgttttaactttactacttgggacACATTGGTGTACTTgtcaatccatcaacaagtttttggcgccattACTGGGGACTTTGTTGTTTGTACTTGGTATTTTGGATAttctgtttttaattgttatttttccttaatttttcaaatataaatgataaaaaaagtatCTTTTTCTTGTGAGTGTATGCTTGCAGGGTGGAACCTTTGAAGAACTTGATTCATGGAAGATTTTTAAAGAGGTGGATTGAGCATCTTGAAAGTATACAATTAGGGGTCAGTCACCCACCACCGgtaaattatgatatttttgaaGGAGaacatttcaataataattgtCATCTCTACTCCATCGAAAATTCTTAGTGGGGACAAGAGTTACACCCTTACAAtttatatgaagaaaaaagactttttaatttGTAGAATGTGTTTATGCAATTCATGGAAGCATCCCAAGCTAGCTTTAAAgtcaatcaaaactcaattcaAAATCTGGAGATTCAGGTTGGCAAATGTTACTCCATGGAAAATTGTTGGTAGGAGCAAGAGTTACAAccttacaatcaatatgaagaagaaagaatttcTAATCTTGATGATTTGTTGATGCAACTCATGGAAACATCTGAAGCTACTCAACACGTAATTCAAATTCTGTAAACTCAAGTTGGTAAGCTAGCAAAAGAAGTGACTAAATTACCCTTGGTCACAAGGGAAGAAAACTTTGTAGAGGTTGAAGCTTACGAGGAAACTCTTCTAGAAGAACAtgattaaagagaaaaagacgAAGAAAAAGGTGAGGAGATAACACAATAACAATGGGGGAAGTGCtcactgttggatcaagtggcctcggaataattaagaagggggggttgaattaattattaatgtgacttgactaattaaaaaattatccttcttaatgttattaGATtaaactaggcttttactactaagttaagaaagtaaagaccAAAaacagaaacttaaccaaaagtaaaagtgacaattaaaagtacacagttgaaattaaagagtgtagggaagaagaagacaaacacaagatttatactggttcagccacaaactgtgcctacatccagtccccaagcaacctgcggttcttgagatttctttcaaccttgtaaaatcctttacaagccaaagatccacaagggatgtacccacccttgttctctttgaacaaccaagtggatgtaccctccacttgaactgatccacaagagatgtaccctctcttgttctcagtataacaacgcccaagtagatgtaccctctatttgtactacaaaggatgtaccctccaatgtgttgggacaaagaattcttaggtggTTATTCCTTTGAAtatttgtaaggggaaacaaaagatatctcagatggttagtcctttgaaatcttttgtttaaggggaagggaaaaatcaaaagaattctcaggcggttagtcctttgaatcttttggcaaagggagaagagagacacaaaagaattcaggcggttagtccttctattcttttggcaaagggagaagagaatgaaaaagaatagcacaagttttttatcaaagaacttttcttgaaagagaaaggattgaataaaaacttttagaaagatgaagagaaatgaatcagaaagatctataaaaaacttgttatgaaacttgttgaaagattgtaagatgttgaaagattgattgaaagattcatgccatggtcacatatttataatctcttgatgactcaagttaaagtttgtgactcttggcaatttctttaaaactagtcaccttttaaaaattgtgacttttgaaaactagtcacctaaaaagttatgactttttgaaaaaatatcttccgaaacaagtcacttgaagaattgttacttttggaaatttatttttcgaaattagtatctggtaatcgattaccatcaaggtgtaatcggttacacatcaatagatgtgactcttcatgtttaaattttgaaaaccaatatgTTTAGAAGctgtggtaattgattacaagtattgtgtaatcgattacacaagtttacaatgatttaaaaatgttttaccaATAGTTGTGacttcttgaaatttgaaatctaacattttaaaacattggtaatcgattgcatgcttatggtaatcgattacagctttgtaaatcagttttgaaaacaatgttggctactggtaatcgattaccaaagggtAAAACTCTtcggtaatgattttgtgaaaacttcttgtgctactcaatgttttgaaaaacttttttagtacttatcttgattgagtcttctcttgattcttgaatcttgagtcttgaatcctGATCTtcattattcttgattcttgaaacttgattcttgaaactagattcctgaatctttggaatttgcttaactcttgattctttggcatcaccaaaataaccttggaaggcattgcttcgaCACTCACAAGtagaaattaaacaagaaagcattttccaactcaatactgttggatcaagtggcctcggaataattaagaagggggggggggggctgaattaattattaatgtgtcttgactaattaaaaaattatccttctcaatattactagattcaattaggctttactactaacttatgagaaagtaaagaacaaaaacaataacttagacaaaaagtaaagtagaaataaaaagtacacaacagaaattaaagagtgtagggaagaagaagacaaacacaagatttatactggtttggcaacaacccgtgcctacatccagtccccaagcaaccaccggttcttgagatttccaataactttgtaaaatcatttacaagcaaatatccacaagggatgtacgctcccttgttctctttgaacaaccataTGGATGTAGgctccacttgaactaatccacaagagatgtaccctctcttgttctcagtataacaatccaagtagatgtatgctctacttgtaccacaaaggatgtacgctctaatgtgttaagacaaagaattcttaggcgcttagtcccttgaatctttgtaaggggaaacataagatatctcaggcggttagtcctttgaaatattttgtttaagggaaagggaataatcaaaagaattctcaggcggttagtcctttgaatcttttgtcaagagggggaaggcaaaatcaaaagaattctcaagcagttagtcctttgaatcttttggcaagaggaagaagggatgaaaagatagcacacttttgttttctgcagaatttccacttgcagaaaaacaaagttttgaaacaaagtttagaaagctttttggcaaagaaaaagcaatgggcaatggttagagaaagattgtgaaaaatgattttttggaagaatatcatatatctctcttttgaatgtgtgccaaagtcatctttttataaacttttcatgtctggtcaaagaaaccattggaaaagtaatgacttttgagaaaaccgtgttaagagttataactcttaactttttctttaaaactgttcactggtaatcgattaccacaaaggtgtaatcgattacaaaattcattttatgaaaagttgtgacttttcacaattggatttgaattccaacgttcagattcacttgtaattgattactagtatagtgtaatcgattacactatttgaaaatcattttggaacgttgtaaaccatttgaaaacattttgaaaaccaaattggtcactggtaatcgattactgccagctggtaatcgattactagagagtaatcactttggtaacttagaaaatttgagaaaattattttgtaaaacaaaactgtgctatttggtttttgaaaaaatcttttaatacttatcctatatgaagtcttgacttgttgctgtttgatttcttctcttgaatcttgaatcttggattggattcttgatgcttgattttgaagtcttgaatcaattacttgggcttttggcatcatcaaaattgcttggttcatcatcatgaagcttgcttctacaaatacCCCTCCTCATCAACTGATTGGCAAGAAAGAAAGGCATGGAGAATGTGATAAATCTATAAGTGCCATTCTCTCCTTGAACAACAACACTTCTCTTGCAATGGTATGGAAGACATTTCTAGGATACATGAGTTTCATGGAGTCTCCGGCTAAGAAGCAAAAATGCAAGGAAGATGTGTTCCATGTGACATTCGTGCCACCTTGAGGCATCTGACCCGTCAAGGTAgtgatgttaaagaagcgcttatgggaggcaacccaggatttcttactttatctttttttttatttaattgcatgtatgtttttctgttatttcttAGGATTGTTgtgttcaatttattttaatagtaatGTGTGCTTGCCTTAGCTCTAGGAGGTTAAGAAAACTGTAGAAATGTCTTGCAAGAGTGAAGTGATAATAAGCGACCAAATGACTGTACAAGTTGCCTGGCTAGGAGTCCAGCTTCCTTCTGTAGGGGGGGTGATACCTCTAATAATGGTAATGATGATGTCGTGGAGACTAGAGCTGATGGTGATTACATTGCAGACATCATTGTTGCACAGGAAGCTTGGGATCTAGGGCCACACAGGATTGAGGCCCATTTTGATTaggatttttctttatttattttttttactttcattttcatttattttcattttaatttcttgcatTTAGGACAGTTTAATTTTAGTAGTTTAAATTCAGTcatttaatagttttaatttagTTTGATGCATGATAGAG contains:
- the LOC102667787 gene encoding uncharacterized protein — encoded protein: MEGETSYTVGSPPIFDGEEYELWAARMTAHLEALDLWEAVEENYDVPKLPLDPMVAQMKNHRERKTKKAKAKNCLFFVVSKIIFTRIMNFKSAKQIWDYLILEYQGCERTKGMQVLNLGREFEMQSMKETKTIKGYADRLLGMANRVRLLGKDFPDERIVQKILVTIPEKYESKISALEESKDLSTITLGELINALQAQEQRRMMRQ